Below is a window of Cryptomeria japonica unplaced genomic scaffold, Sugi_1.0 HiC_scaffold_1819, whole genome shotgun sequence DNA.
AATCCCTCTCTCATGTCAATTGTAGTACCTCTTGGAACACTCCACTCAAAGCTATGAAGCAAGCATGCCAATGCATAGGAAACCAAAGTCAATCCAAGATTCAATCCTGGACACAGTCTCCTCCTTGACCCAAATGGAAGCAATTCAAAGTCTTTCCCTCTTAAATCAATTTTTGTCTGACTCTTCAAAACCCGTCCAGGATCAAACTCTGTGGGCCTCTCCCACACTGTAGGGTCCCTATGAATTGCCCAAACATTCAACAATAGCCGTGTTCCTGTGGGGTCATGAAACCCTCCCACATTGCATGCCTCCATATATTCATGGGGAATCTAAAGTGGCTCTGCTGGACAGAGCCTAAATGTTTCCTTTATAATTACTGGCAAATTAGTTAGCTTGTGTAGTTCTGATTCATCTATTAATCGATCTCGTCCAATATGTGTGTCGAGCTCTTCTTGGGCTTTTCTCAAAATGTATGGGTGCTGCAATAGAGCTGATAGTTCCCATTCAATGGTTGTTGAGGATGTGTCAGTACCTATTGTTATCATGGCCTAtcctcaaaaaaaaaaaccaaaaagattactttcttttttttatttagaGCTTATATCAAAGATAATTTAATTTAAACAACACAATTTAAAATTCTGACTTGTTTAGATGGCTCATTTTCAATCGTACAATTAAGTGAATCTTATCACAAAAGTGATGGCTCATTTTAAATTGTACTATTAAGTGAATCTTATTAGAAAAGTGACAATTCACATCAGCTCATACTTCACATATATATGTGTCATTAATAGAAGATGAGACCATTTCCTTGTAAATGTGCATTACATAATGATATTAAACACAATTACACTCAAAACATCAAAATCTGCCAGTTCCGACCCTAACCTTCTAAATATCCATTATATAATGATATTAAACACAATTACACTCAAAACATCAAAAGTTGTCAATTCTGACCCTAAGTTCAAAGTTGCATAAACACAATGTCGCAAGTTTGAAATCGTCAACTTTAACCATCTGGGGGAAGCCTTCTTCCAACATTCGAGGTACCTACTAACATGCTATAAAATGCCATAAAAGACGGTTAAAAATTTTAATCATAAGACTTGGCTTAAGAGCTTGGATAGAATATAAGCCAAAGTTGTGGATTTCCTCAAATTCATTTCTAGCATTAATCTAATGAGAATATTAGACCAAGTCAAATAGTAGACACCACATAAATACAAAAAATATGCGCACCTGATCTTGTTCCTCTCCTCGGAGTTGAAATTATTAAGGTTCAATATGATCTTAAACAGACCTAGAGCATTCAGTTGTTTCAAAAAAGAGAGTAAAACCTTAATTAGACATTTGATTCAGTAGTTTCTCAAGGAAATCTTTAACGCAACTGCCCAATTGGTCTTAATTAACCAccttaaaaactcaaaaaaaacaaaactaattaAACATGAAGCAATGATCAATTCTTGACTTAGTAAAAATACGCGAACGACATGCCATGTTTATCTATCTTCTTCCTTCTTACGAATATTGCCAGAGATTTATAAGCAATAATGAGCTTAAATTGGTTATGCTACTCAATAAAAGGTAGTTAAAcaatagaaaataggaaaatgaGGACTTCATTACAAGCCTCCTCGTTTTAGTGGATCCAAACAAAATGCTTCCAAGGCTCTTTTCTGACACAAAGATTTTGTCTATCAATAAACCTGAGTTTCTTGCACAATAGTTAACAATAATTAGCATTCACTGAAAACACTAAAAATCTTGAAGCAATTATGATTGGAAAAATGGAATAAAAGAGCACGTTAGACAGGAAaatgttttaaataaatttacagatCGAGGTCAGCtaatacaaatgaataaaaggAATTTTGCAGCTTGTGTCTTCCTCGATACACATGAGATAAGATGCATGAAAATAAAGATCATTAGAGATAGATTTGTAGCCTTAATCGTTCCACCATAGTTTCTTGCACCAAGATACCCTTCACTGTATTTAGTGGTACTTCTGTTACTTTTGAAAACTGAACGATTCTCCAGCTTTTCTCGACAATTTTAAAAATAACAAACCTTTAAAATTTTCCAAGGCATAACAGGGGATATTCATTGGCTgaacaaaaaatagaaaatgttCCAAACAATTATGTACCAAGTTCTTAAAATAAACTATATATTGGCTAAACCAAAACAGACTCATCCTTAAATATCCCCATGTAGGGATTTTTGCCTGGTTTATTTTGCTGGTTGTTTTACACGCCCACTACAAATCTGTGTCTATTTTTAAGTTTTCTGGATAATGGTTGCATATATATTCTGTTTTTTAATTAAACATGTGTTTAGTTCTTGCCTCTGTTGTTCGTataaatggtttactttcatgtacAATTTTACAGTACAGGTTTTGATTCACTAGGTGATTGCTAAATCATGGATTTGGGATTTAAGTTACTTTGGTGAATTTAACAAATTCATTGTATGATGTCTATTTTGAACTTTTGATAGATCAATAGAATTTAAAATGAAATGGTGTACGCTAACAGGTTTGTTTAATTTCATTATGGGACTATTTTCTCTTCAATATTTTTTTACATAATATTATAAAAGCAAATTTTTTGGTGGCACTTCTGAATGAAAGAAGCATATGTTAATGAAGTTTCTGAtttgtttttcttcttttcctaTATTGCACAATAGTTCATAGAAAAGATTTATAATATCTTATCCAAAGGCAACATGAAAATTTATCAAATGAGTTAAAGGGAATCGAATCAAGCTACTACCAAAATAACAATGATCCTTCAAAAGACTAAAGTAAGGGCATATACTGAAA
It encodes the following:
- the LOC131873476 gene encoding flavonoid 3',5'-hydroxylase-like; translation: MEACNVGGFHDPTGTRLLLNVWAIHRDPTVWERPTEFDPGRVLKSQTKIDLRGKDFELLPFGSRRRLCPGLNLGLTLVSYALACLLHSFEWSVPRGGTVCHDVLSVSQWPPATWRTWARQVKRVPEELLAGESEAEGVQQ